The proteins below are encoded in one region of Brassica napus cultivar Da-Ae chromosome A6, Da-Ae, whole genome shotgun sequence:
- the LOC111198868 gene encoding uncharacterized protein LOC111198868 → MTIQASKKIASVLIVVILFTIIFFSTNLSVCKNCIVNQCMKTSKNATPAACNNPCKTICTNVGIKSYIVPPGGGRDPVKAFCRTFT, encoded by the exons ATGACAATTCAAGCATCAAAGAAAATTGCTAGTGTGTTGATTGTTGTAATcttatttacaataatttttttcagcacaaatctctc GGTGTGTAAAAACTGCATTGTGAATCAATGTATGAAAACATCAAAGAATGCGACTCCAGCAGCATGTAACAATCCATGCAAGACAATATGTACTAATGTGGGTATTAAGAGTTACATCGTTCCACCTGGTGGTGGTCGTGATCCAGTAAAAGCATTCTGCAGAACATTTACATGA
- the LOC106347391 gene encoding lysM domain-containing GPI-anchored protein 1 — protein sequence MRNPENRILFLILASSLLFFTATSKSTIEPCSSNDTCNSLLGYTLYTDLKVSEVASLFQVDPISVLLANAIDISYPDVENHILPSKLFLKIPLTCSCVDGIRKSLSTRYKTRPSDTLGSIADSVYGGLVSAEQIQEASSVSDPSVLDVGTSLVVPLPCACFNGTDNSLPAVYLSYVVRGVDTLAGIARRYSTTVTDLMNVNAMGAPDVSSGDILAVPLSACASNFPKYASDFGLIVPNGSYALAAGHCVQCSCALGSRSLYCEPASLAVSCSSMQCRGSNLMLGNITVQQSSAGCNVTSCDYNGFDNGTILTMLSRSLQPRCPGPQQFAPLLAPPDTLPKDIMYAPAPSPDFDGPGSVASSPRSSIIPPGGGSFPGNPANGPAGSISMATASSVSHFFVIFLISISSFSFVFSS from the exons ATGAGAAACCCAGAAAATCGCATCTTGTTTCTGATTCTAGCTTCGAGCTTACTCTTCTTCACAGCAACATCTAAATCAACAATCGAGCCATGCTCGAGCAACGACACCTGCAACTCCTTACTCGGCTACACACTCTACACCGACCTCAAAGTCTCGGAAGTGGCCTCCCTCTTCCAAGTAGACCCAATCTCAGTCCTCCTCGCAAACGCCATCGACATCTCTTACCCCGACGTCGAGAACCACATCCTCCCTTCAAAGCTCTTCCTCAAGATCCCTCTCACCTGCTCCTGCGTCGACGGCATCAGAAAATCCCTCTCCACCCGTTACAAAACCCGACCTTCCGACACGCTGGGGTCCATCGCAGACTCTGTCTACGGCGGTCTCGTCTCCGCAGAGCAGATCCAGGAGGCTAGCTCGGTTAGCGACCCGTCGGTGCTCGATGTCGGGACGAGTCTCGTCGTCCCTCTCCCCTGCGCTTGCTTCAACGGGACTGATAACTCTCTGCCGGCGGTTTATCTGTCGTACGTCGTGAGGGGTGTTGATACCTTGGCGGGAATCGCGAGGAGGTATTCGACTACTGTTACGGATTTGATGAATGTGAATGCCATGGGAGCTCCTGATGTTAGCTCCGGTGACATCCTCGCTGTTCCTTTGTCAG CTTGTGCTTCCAACTTTCCCAAGTATGCTTCGGATTTTGGATTGATTGTTCCAAATGGTAGTTACGCTCTAGCTGCAGGTCATTGCGTGCAATGCAGCTGTGCACTTGGGAGCCGCAG TTTGTATTGTGAGCCTGCTTCTTTAGCAGTCTCTTGCTCGAGTATGCAGTGTAGGGGCAGCAATCTCATGCTCGGTAACATCACGGTGCAGCAGAGTAGCGCTGGCTGTAATGTTACAAGCTGTGATTACAATGGTTTCGATAACGGCACTATCTTGACCAT GCTATCTAGGTCTCTTCAACCACGATGTCCTG GACCGCAACAATTTGCGCCGCTTCTAGCTCCACCGGATACTCTTCCTAAGGATATAATGTATGCACCAGCGCCTTCACCGGATTTTGATGGACCAGGATCCGTAGCATCGTCGCCAAGATCATCTATAATTCCTCCGGGCGGTGGTTCCTTCCCAGGTAACCCCGCTAATGGTCCAGCTGGAAGCATCTCAATGGCCACTGCCTCCTCTGTTAGCCACTTCTTTGTCATATTTCTCATCTCCATTTCTTcgttctcttttgttttctcttcttgA
- the LOC111203196 gene encoding B3 domain-containing protein REM9-like, whose amino-acid sequence METPREPHFFKPLLPGFHSGVAIPLEFYSKHIQGAEINKPWKLRSDASDQIWEVIREGRTLTKGWKEFTEAHDLRIGDIVIFKHEGDMVFHVTPFGPSCCDIQYTHPHIVKEEADADDAPTFSYDYCFLAEVTATNQKDDKMFLPVEAMRCGALNQQCKEVKLVNKEGKSWTARFGFSESDGAYYISRGWRKFCRDNRCTNGDLFVFNVVGDGTTTPLLCVCPERKECTELLIKHFSRIDGSIASTSRN is encoded by the exons ATGGAAACTCCCCGAGAACCTCATTTCTTCAAGCCTCTTCTTCCTGGTTTTCACAGTGGCGTGGCAATACCACTTGAATTCTACTCAAAACACATACAAGGGGCTGAGATCAATAAACCATGGAAGCTAAGATCGGACGCTTCGGATCAAATTTGGGAggtgatccgagaaggcaggaCACTCACCAAAGGTTGGAAAGAGTTCACCGAAGCACATGATCTTCGAATCGGTGACATTGTCATCTTCAAACACGAAGGAGACATGGTCTTTCATGTGACACCTTTTGGTCCTAGCTGTTGTGACATTCAGTATACACATCCTCACATCGTTAAGGAAGAAGCCGACGCGGATGATGCTCCTACTTTCTCATACGACTACTGTTTCTTGGCTGAGGTTACTGCTACAAATCAAAAGGACGACAAAATG TTTCTTCCTGTGGAAGCTATGAGGTGTGGTGCTTTGAACCAACAATGCAAAGAGGTCAAACTTGTCAACAAGGAGGGAAAGTCATGGACTGCGCGCTTCGGATTTAGCGAATCAGACGGCGCATATTACATCAGCAGAGGGTGGAGAAAGTTCTGTCGTGATAACAGATGCACCAACGGAGATTTGTTTGTGTTCAACGTGGTTGGAGACGGGACGACAACTCCATTACTGTGTGTATGTCCGGAAAGGAAGGAGTGTACTGAACTACTGATCAAGCACTTCAGCAGAATCGATG GTAGCATTGCTTCTACCTCACGAAATTAG